One window from the genome of Musa acuminata AAA Group cultivar baxijiao chromosome BXJ1-4, Cavendish_Baxijiao_AAA, whole genome shotgun sequence encodes:
- the LOC103981727 gene encoding indole-3-pyruvate monooxygenase YUCCA8-like — MSAETLPPQPPPLPATDPPSSPTPRISIVHGPVIVGAGPSGLAVAASLRRLCVPSVILERSDGIADLWSHRMYDRLTLHLPKPFCQLPHLPFPAYFPSYPSKDHFLGYLHAYAHHFSLRPLFGCTVMDARFDPAVSLWRVTSSRSTSSVSSETLTEPREPEVVEFLSPWLVVATGENAEPVVPEIKGAEGFEGSLLHSSEYKSGVEYEGKRVLVVGCGNSGMEICVDLCEHGAMPFMSVRSGVHILPREMLGTSTFGVAMKLLRWLPTKVVDRFLLIMAKMMIGDTEKYGLKRPKVGPLELKNTTGKTPVLDVGALSRIKDERIKIVSEVESLTSNGAKFVDGGEMAFHAVVFATGYKSNAPLWLKEAGVLTAEGKPEHSFPNGEKGIYFVGFSGKGLLGASVDAIKTALDVSARWTRLSESKDVGL, encoded by the exons ATGAGCGCCGAGACACTCCCCCCGCAACCGCCGCCTCTGCCCGCAACGGATCCACCGAGCAGCCCCACGCCAAGGATCTCCATAGTGCATGGTCCTGTTATCGTCGGCGCCGGCCCCTCCGGCCTCGCCGTCGCCGCTTCCCTCCGCCGCCTCTGCGTGCCCTCGGTTATACTCGAGCGGTCCGACGGTATCGCCGACCTGTGGAGCCACCGCATGTACGACCGCCTCACCCTCCACCTCCCCAAGCCCTTCTGCCAGCTCCCGCATCTCCCCTTCCCCGCCTACTTCCCGTCCTACCCCTCCAAAGACCACTTCCTCGGATACTTGCACGCCTACGCCCACCACTTCTCCCTCCGCCCGCTCTTCGGTTGCACCGTGATGGACGCCCGGTTCGATCCAGCCGTCTCCCTCTGGCGAGTGACG TCGAGCCGCTCGACGTCGTCGGTCTCGAGCGAGACGTTGACAGAGCCGAGGGAGCCGGAGGTGGTGGAGTTCCTTTCGCCATGGCTGGTGGTGGCGACGGGGGAGAATGCAGAGCCGGTGGTGCCGGAGATCAAGGGGGCGGAGGGGTTCGAGGGGAGCCTGTTGCACTCGAGCGAGTACAAGAGCGGGGTGGAATATGAGGGGAAGAGGGTATTGGTCGTGGGGTGTGGGAATTCCGGGATGGAGATATGTGTGGACCTGTGCGAGCACGGAGCAATGCCCTTCATGTCAGTGCGAAGTGGG GTGCACATTTTGCCGAGGGAGATGCTGGGGACCTCCACGTTTGGCGTGGCGATGAAGCTGCTCAGATGGTTGCCAACCAAAGTGGTGGATAGGTTCCTGTTAATCATGGCCAAGATGATGATCGGAGACACTGAGAAGTATGGTCTGAAGAGGCCAAAGGTTGGCCCTCTGGAGCTCAAGAACACAACCGGCAAAACCCCCGTTCTGGATGTGGGAGCCCTATCGCGCATCAAAGACGAACGTATCAAG ATAGTATCAGAGGTGGAGTCACTAACAAGCAACGGAGCCAAGTTCGTGGACGGGGGAGAGATGGCGTTCCACGCGGTGGTGTTCGCAACGGGGTACAAGAGCAATGCCCCACTCTGGCTCAAG GAGGCTGGTGTTCTCACAGCGGAAGGCAAGCCGGAGCACTCGTTCCCTAATGGAGAGAAGGGCATCTACTTTGTAGGCTTTTCAGGGAAAGGTCTTCTTGGCGCCAGCGTCGATGCCATCAAGACTGCTCTCGATGTATCTGCAAGATGGACACGCCTCTCAGAGAGCAAAGATGTTGGTCTCTAA